GCTCTCCGCAACCTTTTGGAGAACCCCGACCTGCGGCAACGGATGGGAGAGGCCGGGCGGGCGCGCGTGGAAGCACAGCGCTCCATCACCACGGCCATCGGCCGGCCGTCCTCTTCCACCCCAAAATGGGCCGCCGAGAGGCCCTCAATCGGATTGCCCTGCGCGTCTTTCGGGGTCACCTCCAGGAAAACCAGTGGGAAGGCCGCCGGGTTCACCGTCAGATCCGCCGAAGCGATGACCGGCGCATCGCCGGGCGGGCGCGCGGGCGGCAGCGGCTGCCCGTCGAGGGTGAGCGTGCCCTGCTGCTCGCTTAGCACCTGGCCGGTCGTGACCGTGAAGGGATTGCCCACCACGCTGAGGGCGCGCGCGGTCTCCGCGTCCACGTCCGGCCCGCCCACCACCAGCGCCGGGACGAGCATGAGGCGATGCGGGCGCACCTTCGGGTTGCTGTTCGCCAGAGCTTCGTCCAGGGTGCGAGCGGGCGGGAAGAAGGCGATCTCCACCTGCCGGCCGACGAGCTCCTCGGCGCTCCAGGTGTGCTCGATCAGCACGAAGCGCTCCGCTGGCCGGTGGCTGTGAGCGGCCTCCACCCGCACGGTGACCGACAGCGGCGGGTTGGGCGCTGGCGCAGAAAGGAGGTTCTGATCGAGGGGCGAAAAGATCGGCCCCTCCGGTGCCCAGAGGTTGACCAGGTGCGGCTGGCCGTTGAGAGTCACGCGGACGCTGGGCAGGAAGATCGGCGGTGCGTCCATGCGGAATGGCGCCGCGCGCGCCGCTTCGCCCAGCGCAGCCAGCAGCGGCTCGGCCAGGGCGGCCGACTCGCGGCCGTCGGCGTCTATAGGAGGCGGCGGCTCCGGCGGCGGTAGGTCGAGGGCGCGCTGTATAGCGGCCAGCGTCGCCTCATCTAGGGGCGGTGCAAAAGGAGCCGGCTGGGCACGACGTAACACCTCCGCTGTAGTGATCTGGCCGCCAGTTGAGAACTCGACCACTTCGGCTTGGAAGCCTGCGCGTCGTAGCAGCTCCGCCAGCAGCTCAGCGACCTCGCGCGGCGTGCCGGCGCCGCCGCGCAGCGTGGCCCTCGTCCCCCAGCGCCAGCCCCGGGTGGGGTTGCTCATCCCTCCCTCGCCGTCGGGGTAGACGGTGATCGCCTCCCGCACGAAGCGGGCGATCCCCTCGGCGTCCCGCGCGGCGATCAGCGCCTCCGCGCGGGCGATCCGGTGGTCAGGGCTGGTGCGCACGGCGCGGCGCATCGTCTCCAGCGCCTCGAAGAAGGTCAGCGGTGGGGGCGTCGGAGATGGCGTTGGCGGTGGGGGCGTAGACGTTGGCGTCGGCGTGGGTGTAAGCGTCGGTGTGGGCGTGGGTTGCGGCTCGTCGTCCGAGCCACACGCGACGAGCGCAGTTGAAGTTAGGGCCGCCCAGGCTAGAAATTGGCGGCGAGTGAGGGTATATTTCCTCAATGGCTCTTCTCCTATCATCCTCTTCTCCTCTCATCGGCCATATGACGTATAAAAGCAGGCTGGCCATTGCGCAGACACAGCCGCTTCCTGATATCTTGGCTGAATCGTGTGAAGATTATACCTCTAAAACGTCCGAAAAACGTCCACAAAGCACCTTTCAAGCCTGGCATGGGTCGGCTTGATAAGCGCAAGGCCTCTTCGAAAGTGACAGAAATTATTGCCGAGGGAATAGGGATAGGCCGATTCAACGCGTGAGGGGATGGTGATAAGCAGGTTCAAGGGGTGGATGAGGCTCTCTACCGCACCACGAGCACCGGCAAGCCGGCTCCCATCAGCACCCGGCGCGTGATATCGTCGAGCAAGATGCGCCGCCATCCGTCGCTGGGATGAGCGCCGATGACCATGAGGTCATAAGCGCCTGTCTGCGCTTCGGCAGCGATCTCCTCCACCACCAGGCCACGCCGGATTTTGAGGATCGGGTTCACCCCTGCATTTCCCAGCATGATCTTGTCCCGCTGCAGGCGGCGTCCCTCGCTGGTGCGTCGCTCGATCAGTTGCTCCACGCTGGCCACCAATATGTCGCCGCTTTTCTCTGGTGCTGTGCTGACCTGCGACATCACATGGAGTACGGTGATGGTAGGCGCCAGCGTCAGAAGGCAGGGGAGCTGTTGCAGGAAACGCTTGACCAGGGTCTCGTCATCTCGGACTCCTTCGCATAGTAAGATGCTACGCACCGGTCCAATTCGGCCTTGGGCCACCACGACAGGGCAAGGGGCATGCTCAATTACGCGTTCAGCCGTCGAGCCCAGCGGAAAACGCGTGCGGAGCACTTGGTGTTGACGCTCGCCTACTACGACCAGCCCATATCCGCCCTCTTCCGCTTCTCTGATGATCTCCTCGGCTGGGTGGCCAACGCGAACGCGCCCTTCCACCGCCGAAGTGTAAGCGCGAACCGCTGCCATCGCATCGGCTAGAGCCTGCTCTCCGATCGCCTGGTGGCCAGCATTCTGAACGACCCGGAGCAAGGTCACCGGTTTGCCCAGGTCTCGAGCGAGCATGCCGCCGAACAATACCGCCGGATTGGAGCCCGGCGCATGATCCACGCCGATTAGAATGCGCATAGATGCTCCCGATCAGATCAGCAGACCAGATAGGGGCATAGCGAACAGCAAAAACAGGAAAAACAATAAGTGTGATGGCCGAGCAGTCACCCACTCGACAAAGCGTTGAAGCGCATACTCGTAATGCCAAAACGCTAGGACCAGGATTAGCACAGCGGCAAAGGCGATGGTCAGCATCTCGGCCAGCACCACATCGAAGGCCACCGGCGAGGACATTAACAGCGAGGCGAGCAGGGTATCAACGAACGTGGTGATGTTGGCCCCCATGATGTATGGGATCACGTTCTCCCGCCGCACCAGTCCTCGATCATTGAGTGGGACCAGGATGCTGATGGACAGGCTCACAGACATCGAGATGGCGGTGATGGCAGAGCCCAGCAGGAACATCACCCAGGGACGGAACACATATCGTGAGACCTTACCTAGCTCGCTTTGCTTCAGCGTCTGTGTGGGCAGGCAGCGGTCGAACAAGGAAAAGCTGACCAAGATGACGGCGAGGCCCAGCCCGAAGAGGGTCCATCGGGGTAGAAAGGCGGTCACTAGGGCGCTCAGTGGTCGGAGGACAAGTTCCACTGCAGAGTTCAGCGACGCGCTGCTGGGGCGCGGGATTTGCCGTAGAATCCCGGATTGGAGAAGCCAGATGCCAGGGAAGAGGCCCAGCATATACAGTGAGATCGTGACCCCGAAGGAAAGCAGCCCCATCCCCAGGCTCGTCAGCAGGTCGCGGCCCCGGATCACATAGATGAACCCGATGCACAACACGATAAAGCTGGCTCCAAAGCGCGATCCCATGATCATCGTGAACGCCGAGAGGGGAGTCAACACATCGGCGTCTAAAAAGGTCAGCGCGGCCGCTGCGATCGGCGAGCCGCTCATAATCGCCATCGCGGCGAGCCAGCCAGCGCTGAAGCTCTGCAGCGGATGGCGCAGGGTCAGGATGCGTTCCACCGCCGGGGCTAGGCTGCGGGCGCCATCTTTCATCAAGGTGATGCCCAGGATGAAGAGAGAGAGGCTAAAGGCGAAGAGGATGAGCTTACTTGACGCCCGGAGCAGGGGCCAAGAACCGATGGCACTGGATACGCGCTCCAGCGGCAAAATGCTCTCGGCCTGGGATTTGTTCTCCACTGGCGGCGTCTGAGAGCGATTCACAACAGCGACTCCTTCAGCGATCTGCATTGCTTCGCTGGCCTAAGACACAATGTCGCTGATTCCATTATTATGATATGTGATCCTGAAGCTGAGGTCAACCATCAATCAGTCTATTATCCCAGGAGATCACTGAAGGCATCAACGGGGATTCGCTTACGATCAGCTTACAATATGGCAGCCGCTTTCGCGAAATAGGTATGGGCGGTATAATTCTCCAAAAGACGATCCCTCTGGTGGCCTGGAGACGGATCAAAACGGGGGACAAACGCCCCAATCCACTATAACCTTAACCTTGCAACCGATTCGTGAGGGGGAAGAGCATGAGCCGATCGTACTTTGCACAGGTGGCGGAGGGATGGGACACGTTGCGCGCCGCCATGTTCAGCGATGCGGTGCGTAAGGTAGCGCTTGTCCGGGCCGCGTTGCATCCTCAGGCGGTGGTCGCCGACGTCGGGGCGGGGACCGGCTTTCTCGCCCAGGGATTAGCCCCGCGCGTCGCCCGCGTTTATGTTGTGGACAACTCGCCCGAGATGTTGAGTGTCGCTCGTCGAAATTTGGCCGCTTTTGAGAACGTCGAATTCCGAGCGGCCGAGGGGACCAGCCTTCCCTTCGCCGACGCAAGCCTGGATGCTGTCCTGGCCAACATGTATCTACACCATGTAGCCGATCCGGCGGCTGCCATTCGTGAGATGAGCCGCGTGCTGAGGCCTGGAGGCCGGCTGGTGATCACAGATTTGAGCGAGCACTCGTACACCTGGCTGCGAGAGGAGCATCACGATATGTGGCTGGGGTTTGCCTGGGGCCAGGTACAAACATGGTTCGAAGCCGCGGGGCTGGTCAACGTCCGGGTGGAGGATACACGTCAGTCGTGTTGTGCCCAATCCTTAGCGGGCCAGGAGCGGGCCTCGGTAGTCGTTTTCGTCGCCTCGGGTATGAAGCCAGATCCGCGGATGGATGAGGCGGTGCGGGCCCACTACCGTCAGATCGCGCAGAGCGGGATGGAGTGCTGTGGCCCGTTGCCCGCCGAGGTGATTCCTTTAGAGGCTGTTGGCGTGGGAGGTTCCTGTTGCGCTTCGACTGCCCCGGCGGTGGATGAGGCTCCGATCTCCTTGGGATGTGGTAGCCCAATCGCCCTGGCCGATCTCCGGCTCGGCGAGGTTGTGCTCGATATCGGTTGCGGCGCCGGAGCCGACATCCTCCCGGCAGCGGAGCGGGTAGGGCCGAGGGGATTGGTCATCGGCGTGGACGTGTTGCCGGAGATGCTGGAGCGGGCTCGACATGCAGCGGCGGCGCGCGGTTTGGCCAATGTTGAGTTTCGCCAAGGGGATGCGCTCGCATTGCCGGTCGCCGATGCGTCGGTGGATGTAGTGATAAGCAACTGCGTGATGAATCTGGTACAGGACAAAGCACG
This genomic interval from Anaerolineae bacterium contains the following:
- a CDS encoding methyltransferase domain-containing protein; this encodes MECCGPLPAEVIPLEAVGVGGSCCASTAPAVDEAPISLGCGSPIALADLRLGEVVLDIGCGAGADILPAAERVGPRGLVIGVDVLPEMLERARHAAAARGLANVEFRQGDALALPVADASVDVVISNCVMNLVQDKARAFREAWRVLKPGGRLAISDIVADRPFSPALRSDVTSWTACVSGALSEEEYLALIAQAGFSDFVIARSDRLLTKDGTQIYSVHIKATKSPKAR
- a CDS encoding universal stress protein, with product MRILIGVDHAPGSNPAVLFGGMLARDLGKPVTLLRVVQNAGHQAIGEQALADAMAAVRAYTSAVEGRVRVGHPAEEIIREAEEGGYGLVVVGERQHQVLRTRFPLGSTAERVIEHAPCPVVVAQGRIGPVRSILLCEGVRDDETLVKRFLQQLPCLLTLAPTITVLHVMSQVSTAPEKSGDILVASVEQLIERRTSEGRRLQRDKIMLGNAGVNPILKIRRGLVVEEIAAEAQTGAYDLMVIGAHPSDGWRRILLDDITRRVLMGAGLPVLVVR